CTCTCTAAGTGTCGGTGTCATTTTCAGGTTCAAATGAATAGCATCGGGTGCATTGCAAAAGCAAGGAAAATCCCTTTACTGCACAATCACAAAATTGAGAGAAATCATTGTGATGGACTGTGCTACCCTGACGACGTTTCCAGATAGAATGTACCAACTAGAGCCGACCAGCCAAACCACCGCCCAACACCATGCGCCAACGCAGttgcgccgccgccacccacgaTGTCTCACTACAAACACCAACAcgaggccaagaagaccggagaGAAGTGCCATGTGACGGGAGCACCTGCACCGTAGCCGAGTGGGAGGGAACCACCTCCACTACCATCGTGCGAGAGGCCCGCGcgtccgccgcccgcgcctccgaCACCGTTGCGGTCGCCGTCCGAACACGGCAGCAGGGCATTCCAGGCCACCCCTAGCCCGGCCAGGCCTGAAACGAGCCCGCTAAGCCCCGTCGGCCACGCTGCAGCAGGCCGGCGTCGGCGACGCCAACACCGAAGTCACTCCGCAGACCCGCCCTGCCGCCAGGtcatgccaccgcgccgccaCGCGAACCGTCGCGGCCTAGGAGCACCAAGGGTGTTCATTCAATGGTTTACTATTTTTCATCAAGGGTGTTATTGTCCAATTCAATAATCATGGGAGCGCCAAATCAATGGCTTCTCCGCAAGCATTGATCATGGGAGTGTCAATTCATCAAATCAAAAGAGGAAAAAGAAAGAAGGAGCGGAGcccaaaagaaaaagaaagaaaagaagagGCCCACCCACCCCACCCAGACCACACGAGAGAAGAAAGAAAAGCGAGCAGATAGATATCCATCACTGCCCTCAATCTGCTGAGCTCGTGAGAGATCTCTCAAACTTTTCCCCACCCGAAACCCTCGATCGCCGCCTCCACCCACCCACCATGtcgccgccggcgccggcgctGCTGGACGAGCTCCTCGAGGAGATCTTCCTCCGCCTTCCGCCGGACGAGCCCGAGCACCTCGTGCGCGCCTCCCTCTCCAGCAAGCGCTGGCTCGGCCTCCTCTCCGGCGCTCGATTCCGCGGCCGCTACCACGAGCACCACCGAGCTCCCCCCATGCTGGGCTTCCTTTATTCCTTCCACTTCAACTCCCGCGCGGAGACGAAAGATAACATCCCACACTTTCTCCCCACCACCAAATTTCGTGCGTGCATCCCCGACGACGACTGGTTGGGCTACACTGCGTTGGACTGCCGTCATGGCCGCGTTCTCATTGGCGAAGTGGCCTATCGACCCATGACGCTCGTCGTTTGGGACCCCATGACGGGCTGCCGGAGGGAGCTGGAGGCGCCCGCCCTGGTGGACGACAGCTATGGGGGCGCGGGTGCTCTGCGCCGTGGCCGGCTGTGACCACCGCACTTGTCACGCAGGCCCCTTCCAGGTCGTCTTTGTCGGCCTGGACCATTGTCATGAAGATGGGTGTGTTGCACGGGCGTGCGTGTCCCGGCCGGTGACGGGTAACCACAGCAAGCCGGGCCTTCAATCTCCTTTTGTTAAGTGGAGCAAGCGATGCTCTGCTCTTCATCTTGACTCCGGTTTGTACATCTACGACGCGCCATCTGTCTTCGTCCAAGACACGCTTCATTTCAAGCTTTGTAACCGTGCCGAAGATCGCGTAGTAGGAATTCTCAAGTACGACATGAGCACTAATAGCTTATCGCTGATTGATATGCCGCTTGCGTGGTCTGTCAATGCCAATGCTTCTATCCTCGTGGCGATGGAGGATGACAGTTTGGGCTTTGCACATGTCGACGGGTTAATCCTCAATCTGTGGTCAAGGCACATGGGTTCTGACGGAGTTGCGTCATGGACTCAGCGTGCAGTCATCGATATCAAGGGCATTCTTCCCATTGGAAATCCAAATAAAAGACTTAGGCTGATTGGATCTGTGGAAGGCACCGATATCATTTTCGTGACCACAGATCTTGGCATCTACAAGATTAATCTCAAATCACTACAGTGGAAGAAGGTATGGGAGAGAAAAAAGTTTCAAGATTTCATCCCGTACATGATTTTCTACAATCCACAAGGTATACCTATATCCATGGACAACTCTATTGCTCGATAGACACAGCTGCTTCACTAAGTTTTTTTTTGTGGGATGCTGACAAAATAGCAGTAGGACATAATTTTCATGTGGTGGCGATTGATTCCTTTTGCTGGGCAATCTGAAAAACTTGGAATAGAGCATGAAATTTATATTGGGCAACTGGCTCCTGTTGAGCTGATTTGTTACATCTGCGCTTTTCTTTTTTTGTGGGCAGGTTTGCGGAATGATGGCGATAAGAAGAATCTGCTGGAGGGATCGTCAGCGGAGGTGCGAGCTCATGATGCAGCGTCTGTGGTGCCGATTGGTCAGCTGCCGAGAATTACTCAGGCCGGGGAAGATGATCTTGAATCTGAATCTTACGAAGATCTTGAATCTGAATCTTACGAATATCTTGAATATGAATCTTACGAAGATCGTGAATCTGAATCTGAAGAAGATCTTGAATCTGAATCGGAAGAAGACTGAAATGTTTCTACAATCGACAAGGTATATTCGTATCTATGTGTCCTTTCTTTTGTGATTTGGGAACAACTCTTAAATAATACTCCATATAAGTTAGTGGAACAAACAAAATATTGAATGCCTAATCGGATTCAAAGTTATGTTTGAAATGGGCCCGAGCAAATTTTGAGTGCCGTGTGATTACAACTAATTATGCTTACTTAACTGGCAATTTATACAGCATCATGTAATTCCTCTTTTGGAATCTCACAAATCTACGTTTGCAGAAAGGGTGACCCTCAGTGATGCAGCGCATTAAGAGTTTGTGGTTGAATATCTACAAGGCTACATTCATCAACAAGATAGGTGACAATCTTGGAGGCAACAGGGGTCGCGTGATATCGTGATGAATTATGTCATTATTCAGTACTCCTTTTGGTGCAGTGGTGCTTGGTTGTTTTCTGATGTTGTTTTTGTCAGTTAGCTTGATAATCTCCCGTGTTAATGGCGGGGTGAATTGATTATATTTGTAATGAAGGTCTAATTTTATGTGCCCTGTTGTAGAATTTGCTTGAAAAAGCATTTGCACAGTAACTTGTTCTTGCCATTTTAAAAACTTTACAGTTTGCACTCTCCCTGCTTGGTTCCAATCTTTAAATTCATCTTTCAAAAGATGTACTGTTGGTGAGAAGATGATGAGGCAATGTCCACAGGGATGGTGGTTTCTGTTGCCCATGAAATATCATGTTGATCCTTTTTGCACGCTGGCTTGCTGGGTTTTTTCTATTAATAATCTCATGGGTTTAATTAGTGCTACCTGCCAAGTGCTTATGTTACCGCAGTTCTGTTTTTTAGCAAGCAATGTTGCTGAAGAGTAGAGCATGCAAAGTTCAGTGAACTACAGAATATGGGGCTGCATGCCTATGATTGTCTCCTAGACATTTTAATCTCTTCACTAGCTCCAGAAAACTGTCAGGTATTTGTTCACTATTGGTTGCATATATTTAGCCATGTAGTGAGATGAAAGATGTTACGTTTGGTAAGAGAGTGCAAGGCTGATGTGACCATCGCTACAACCAACCTCTGTTTTCCTGATGCTTCTTGTAGAACTGATGCATCAATAGGCCTGAACCTCCTTTTAGGGGTGCATACAGTAACTCTCTTGCAGGTCAAACAATGGCACTTCCTGGTGGACAACAAAACTGTACGAAGAATGACATGCTACAGTGAACTGGAAGACTCGGCCCATCGATTCGTTATCAAAGGGAGATGTTCCACGATTGGGTTGCTACACTCACTTACATGCTAGAATAGAGTTTCGCCCGGTAACCTGCTCAGCCTCTTCTCAGACTCACCTTTGCAGTATTCTAGAGGCTTTCAGATGTGCCTCTACCTGCATGCAACTAGCTCTCAAGCCTGAAGATCTGTAAATGGCAAATGATTGGAGTTGTCGCTGGTTATATTATATTGATTCAATATACAAGCAGTAGCACCTGAACAAGGGCTCGAAGTATATGCAGCTGTTTTCTCAACCTCTGAGTTCCTGACCTTGAGAACTTCCACTAGTGCCAGTACTGTTCTATTTTTCACAACACTCCTGCAGATCGGAGCGCATTTTGATCTTCTATTTTTCACCCCCAGTATTGTTCCGTGAAATTCCGTCCAACCACATCATGCTTATGAGGTATGTTTGGTGTAGGCCAAAAGAAAATATCCCTTATTATTTCTTTCTATCTGTTTTCAGATTGGTGTGTTCCAAAAGGCGTCAGGCAAGAGTACAGGATGTCTACTTTTTTTAGAAGCATTCATTATACATTTCTGTGTACCGGTTATTCATGTCTTGGAACTCGAACCTAATGAAACACAGAAAATTCACATATAAATGTCTCAGAAATACAAAATGTCTCGATTTATTTCAGGTGCACATAAACATGTGTGCATCCAGTGTCTGCCACAAGTGACAGATCCTTTTTCTCTCAAGCTGTCAATGGTCTCCTTGATGCCCGTCTCCAGGGGGGTCAGCTCCATGCCCAAACTTCTTATCTTGTCCTTCGAGATCTGGTAGATTGGGGCAAACGGCGCGTCGTCTGCACACCTGgagaaaaaaatgaaaataaCTAGCCCTGTCGCCATATGGTGCAAATGAACAGCCTAAGCGCTCTCTATAGTGTTGAGACATGACATGAGAATATAACATTTATTATGCCCCAGTCCCTGAACCTGAAGCCTCAATAAGAACCAAACTAAGAAATAAGTGAAGTACGTAATATCCAACACTGCCATTCTTGATTTCATTCCAAGGGATTTCACTTGAGAAAACGCTCGCAAAGAATGTCGACTTTGCTTGTCTGgcccttttcaaaaaaaaaaactttCTTGTCTGGCAGTGGAAAGTCGGGATGCAtgaatgtactccctccgttccaaaataagtgtctcaaacttagtacaactttgtactacagttagtacaaagttgcgacacttattttgggacagagggagtatgataTTGACAATCCCCGAGTTGTGAGAAACTCTTTCAACCATGCAATATCTTCCGTTTGCTGAACAAACTTTGTATGCGAGGATATGTGCCAGGGCAACATCTGTAAGGTTTATCCATCACAAGCTGACATTGGAGTATGTCAAAGATGACCCTGCATGAAAATATGAAGATTTTCTCATTAGACAGAACAACCACTGTAATTTTAACTCTTTCTTTGAGACATATATAAGCATCTATTTTGTTCATGTTCTCTGTTGGACGATAAATATCCTCTCTGGTAAATGAGAATATATTCAGGGCTCTGAAGCTCCaagtgtacaaaaaaatggaagcAAGACATCATTGGCCAGACCCACATAGTAAACAATTAAGTTTCTGTGATAGTAGTTCGTTGTTGCTTTCTTTTCAGATGGGCTATGTTGTGGAGCCGATATGCGGTACTCTAAAACTCTTCTCCTTAATTAATGAAGGAGGCAAGTCTTTGGCATCTGtttcaaaagaaaaaaattgAATTAGACAACTAGGCATCACATTTTGGTAGACTACAGCTTGACAAAACACTAGCTGCAACAACACCATCCTAATTGCGGCGGATGCTATACATTGTCACTGCAATGAAAAACAAGCATTACTCAGCAAACATGTTGCCGATTTGAATCCTGGGGGTGTTGGTATCAAATGTCATGAGAACGTTGAAAGACAGCGTAATGTACTTCATGGACAAATGTTGACAAAATGAAGCCATTATTCTCGTTGTTTACAAATTGCAGACATTCATAGGACTGTTGGTCTATCACTTCGTTGAATATTGAAATAACAAATAAATTTTTCAGACTAGACTGGGAATTGATTCGGACGGCCACATGAAACAGGGCATGTAAAAACTTGGGACGGCAGCAAGCACAGCGTTGAATTGGTCAGAATGAGCTGCACACCTGGAGAAAAAATGAAAATAGCTAGCCCTGTCGCCATATGGTGCAAATGAACAGCCTAAGCGCTCTCTATAGTGTTGAGACATGACATGAGAATATAACATTTATTATGTCCCAGTCCCTGAACCTGAAGCCTCAACAAGAACCAAACTAAGAAATAAGTgaagtacataatatccaacactGCTGTTCTTGATTTGATTCCAAGGGATTTCACTTGAGAAAACGCTCACAAGGAATGTTGACTTTGCTTGTCTGGCCCTTTTAAAAAAAAACTTTCTTGTCTGGCACTGGAAAGTCGGGATGCATTTCATGTACTCCCTCCgctccaaaataagtgtctcaaacttagtacaactttgtactacagttagtacaaagttgcgacacttattttgggacagagggagtatgataTTGACAATCCCCGAGTTGTGAGAAACTCTTTCAACCATGCAAGATCATCCGTATGCTGAACAAACTTTGTATGCGAGGATATGTGCCAGGGCAACATCTGTAAGGTTTATCCATCAAAAGCTGACATTGGAGTATGTCAAAGATGACCCTGCATGAAAATATGAAGAATTTCTAATTAGACAGAACAACCACTGTAATTTTAACTCATTCTTTGAGACATATATAAGCATCTATTTTGTTCATGTTCTCTGTTGGACGCTAAATATCCTCTCTGGTAAATGAGAATATATTCACGTCTCTGAAGCTCCAAGTGTACAAATAAATGGAAGCAAGACACCATTGGCCAGACCCACATAGTAAACAATTAAGTTTCTGTGATAGTAGTTCGTTGTTGCTTTCTTTTCAGATGGGCCATGTTGTGGAGCCGATATGCTGTACTCTAAAACTCTTCTCCTTAATTAATGAAGGAGGCAAGTCTTTCGCATCTgtttcaaaagaaaaaaaaattgcATTAGACAACCAGGCATCACATTTTGGTAGACTACAACTTGACAAAACACTAGCTGCAACAACACCATCCTAATTGCGGCGGATGCTATTACATTGTCACTGCAATGAAAATCAAGCACTACTCAGCAAACATGTTGCCGATTTGAATCCTGGGGGTGTTGGTATCAAATGTCATGAGACCGTGGAAAGACATCCTTATGTACTTTATGGACAAATGTTGACAAAATGAAGCCATTATTCTCGTTGTTTACAAATTGCAGACATTCATAAGACTGTTGGTCAATCACTTCGCTGAATATTGAAATAACAAATAAATTTTCCAAACTAGACTGGGAATTGATTCGGACGGCCACATGAAACAGGGCATGTAATAACTTGGAATGGCAGCTAGCACAACGTTGAATTGATCAGAATGAGCTGCACACCTGGAGAAAAAATGAAAATAACTAGCCCTGTCGCCATATGGTGCAAATGAACAGCCTAAGCGCTCTCTATAGTGTTGAGACATGACATGAGAATATAACATTTATTATGTCCCAGTCCCTGAACCTGAAGCCTCAACAAGAACCAAACTAAGAAATAAGTGAAGTACGTAATATCCAACACTGCTGTTGTTGATTTGATTCCAAGGGATTTCACTTGAGAAAACGCTCACAAGGAATGTTGACTTTGCTTGTCTGGCCCTTTTAAAAAAAAACTTTCTTGTCTGGCACTGGAAAGTCGGGATGCATttcatgtactccctccgttccaaaataagtgtctcaaacttagtacaactttgtactacagttagtacaaagttgcgacacttattttgggacagagggactATGATATTGACAATCCCCGAGTTGTGAGAAACTCTTTCAACAATGCAATATCTTCCGTTTGCTGAACAAACTTTGTATGCGAGGATATGTGCCAGGGCAACATCTGTAAGGTTTATCCATCAAAAGCTGACATTGGAGTATGTCAAAGATGACCCTGCATGAAAATATGAAGAATTTCTCATTAGAAAGAACAACCACTGTAATTTTAACTCTTTCTTTGTGACATATATAAGGATCTATTTTGTTCATGTTCTCTGTTGGACGCTAAATATCCTCTCTGGTAAATGAGAATATATTCAGGGCTCTGAAGCTCCAAGTGTAAAAATAAATGGAAGCAAGACACCATTGGCCAGACCCACATAGTAAACAATTAAGTTTCTGTGATAGTAGTTCGCTGTTGCTTTCTTTTCAGATGGGCTATGTTGTGGAGCTGATATGCTGTACTCTAAAACTCTTCTCCTTAATTAATGAAGGAGGCAAGTCTTTGGTATCTgtttcaaaagaaaaaaaatgcatTAGACAACTAGGCATCACATTTTGGTAGACTACAACTTGACAAAACACTAGCTACAACAACACCATCCTAATTGCGGCGGATGCTATTACATTGGCACTACAATGAAAATCAAGCATTACGCAGCAAACATGTTGCCGATTTGAATCCTAGGGGTGTTGGTATCAAATGTCATGAGAACGTTGAAAGACAGCCTTATGTACTTTATGGACAAATGTTGACAAAATGAAGCCATTATTCTCGTTGTTTACTAATTGCAGACATTCATAGGACTGTTGGTCTATCACTTTGCTGAATATTGAAATAACAAATAAATTTTCCAGACTAGACTGGGAATTGATTCGGACGGCCACATGAAACAGGGCATGTAATAACTTGGGATGGCAGCAAGCACAGTGTTGAATTGATCAGAATGAGTTGCACACCTGgagaaaaaaatgaaaataaCTAGCCCTGTCGCCATATGGTGCAAATGAACAGCCTAAGCGCTCTCTATAGTGTTGAGACATGACATGAGAATATAACATTTATTATGTCCCAGTCCCTAAACCTGAAGCCTCAACAAGAACCAAACTAAGAAATAAGTGAAGTACGTAATATCCAACACTGCCGTTCTTGATTTGATTCCAAGGGATTTCACTTGAGAAAACGCTCGCAAGGAATGTTGACTTTGCTTGTCTGGcccttttcaaaaaaaacttTCTTGTCTAGCACTAGAATGTCGGGATGCATttcatgtactccctccgttccaaaataagtgtctcaaacttagtacaactttgtactacagttagtacaaagttgcgacacttattttgggacacAGGGAGTATGATATTGACAATCCCCGAGTTGTGAGAAACTCTTTCAACCATGCAATATCTTCCGTTTGCTGAACAAACTTTGTATGCGAGGATATGTGCCAGGGCAACATCTGTAAGGTTTATCCATCCAAAGCTGACATTGGAGTATGTCAAAGATGACCCTGCATGAAAATAGAAGAATTTCTCATTAGACAGAACAACCACTGTAATTTTAACTCTTTCTTTGAGACATATATAAGCATCTATTTTGTTCATGTTCT
This region of Triticum urartu cultivar G1812 unplaced genomic scaffold, Tu2.1 TuUngrouped_contig_6294, whole genome shotgun sequence genomic DNA includes:
- the LOC125530410 gene encoding uncharacterized protein LOC125530410, giving the protein MGARVLCAVAGCDHRTCHAGPFQVVFVGLDHCHEDGCVARACVSRPVTGNHSKPGLQSPFVKWSKRCSALHLDSGLYIYDAPSVFVQDTLHFKLCNRAEDRVVGILKYDMSTNSLSLIDMPLAWSVNANASILVAMEDDSLGFAHVDGLILNLWSRHMGSDGVASWTQRAVIDIKGILPIGNPNKRLRLIGSVEGTDIIFVTTDLGIYKINLKSLQWKKVWERKKFQDFIPYMIFYNPQGLRNDGDKKNLLEGSSAEVRAHDAASVVPIGQLPRITQAGEDDLESESYEDLESESYEYLEYESYEDRESESEEDLESESEED